GCATCCGCCTTCAACATCCCCGATCCTGAAAGTCCCGTTGCCGCTTGCCGCGAAACCATGAAACTCTCTTGGCCCATTGGCCGCAAACAGGTTCGAAATATAGCAACATCCCCGCCGCTCAAATCTGCCCCAAAAACCAGTTCACAATATAAAAATGATCTTCAAACAGCTGCGTTTCCATGCGGCTGAACTCAAACAACGGCACCCACTGCGCCCGATCCGCATCATCCCCGCCGCGCACTTTGGGTAAGCCATCGCCCGTCGGCGTCAATTCAATCAGAAACGCGTGCGTAATGGTGCGGCCGCGCAAGCTGCGGTGCGGGTGGTCAAATACCCGGCTTGAGCGGATAGACCCCGCCAACACCGGCGCGGGCACCTTTAAACGGGTTTCTTCGCGCAATTCACGAATCGCCGCATCACGAATCGGCTCATCCTGATCGACAAACCCGCCTGGCAGTGCCCACAAGCCACGCCCAGGCAAGTTACGGCGACGAACCAGCAAGATGTGGCCCGAGTGGATCACCACGGCATCCACCGTTACAAACGTGGGCGGATACGGCGCGACTGACCATGCTTTGCGAAAATCCAGCAGAAAGCGGTATTCCGTGGCCAGCGTTTGCCAGGTTTCACTACTGCGAAAGCCATCCAGCCATTGGTAAACAGCGGATGGCACCTTGGCGGCAGATTGCGCAAAGTGAGCGCCGCCATCGCACAGTAGATATTGGCGCAGATGCGAGGCATCGATATCTGGCTCATCTGCGACCTCA
This genomic interval from Silvimonas soli contains the following:
- a CDS encoding bifunctional nicotinamide-nucleotide adenylyltransferase/Nudix hydroxylase, whose protein sequence is MRHDYLVFIGRFQPLHLGHMKVIEAAMQQADKLIIICGSARQALSPRNPFTLDQREEMLRAALPAEWQDRVFLVGCSDRMYNDQQWVTEVQNLVDKVIAVDTANLGSREAQFKIGVIGSPSRRHTWYLDLFPQWERIEVADEPDIDASHLRQYLLCDGGAHFAQSAAKVPSAVYQWLDGFRSSETWQTLATEYRFLLDFRKAWSVAPYPPTFVTVDAVVIHSGHILLVRRRNLPGRGLWALPGGFVDQDEPIRDAAIRELREETRLKVPAPVLAGSIRSSRVFDHPHRSLRGRTITHAFLIELTPTGDGLPKVRGGDDADRAQWVPLFEFSRMETQLFEDHFYIVNWFLGQI